The following are from one region of the Sulfurimicrobium lacus genome:
- a CDS encoding SDR family oxidoreductase, giving the protein MKLAGKTALITGGNSGIGLATAKLFKNEGARVAITGRDPTSLEQARQALGEEALSLRSDAGKLEDIEEAMAQIKSRFGHLDILVANAAIAQPAPFNLVSEAQFDETTGINFKGVFFTIQKALPLMREGSSIIVTTSISNQKGAPNFSVYAACKAALRSLVQTLSQELIAQGIRVNAVSPGPTDTPGFGRWGVPQEIVDAAREQFTQKSPLKRFAAPDEIAQAVLFLASADASYIVGHELVVDGGVSLVM; this is encoded by the coding sequence ATGAAACTAGCCGGAAAAACCGCCCTCATTACCGGAGGAAACAGTGGCATCGGACTGGCAACAGCCAAGCTATTCAAAAATGAAGGGGCGCGCGTTGCCATAACCGGACGCGACCCGACCAGCCTCGAACAGGCGCGGCAGGCGCTTGGAGAAGAGGCGCTATCCCTGCGTAGCGATGCCGGAAAACTGGAGGATATCGAAGAAGCGATGGCTCAAATCAAGAGCCGTTTCGGGCACCTGGACATCCTGGTCGCCAATGCCGCCATCGCCCAACCGGCGCCATTCAACCTCGTCTCCGAAGCACAGTTCGACGAAACCACAGGCATCAATTTCAAAGGCGTTTTCTTTACCATTCAGAAAGCCTTGCCTCTCATGCGGGAAGGTTCTTCGATCATTGTCACAACATCTATTTCGAATCAGAAAGGTGCGCCCAATTTCAGTGTCTATGCCGCTTGTAAGGCAGCCCTGCGCTCCCTGGTGCAAACCTTGAGCCAGGAACTGATTGCGCAAGGAATCCGCGTCAATGCCGTCAGCCCGGGTCCTACCGATACGCCGGGATTTGGCCGCTGGGGCGTGCCGCAGGAAATCGTGGATGCAGCACGAGAACAGTTCACGCAAAAGTCCCCCTTGAAACGCTTCGCCGCACCGGATGAAATTGCACAAGCCGTGCTGTTCCTGGCCTCTGCAGATGCTTCATATATTGTTGGACATGAACTGGTCGTTGACGGCGGCGTCAGCCTCGTTATGTGA
- a CDS encoding thiamine pyrophosphate-binding protein, with protein MLLNLSFSKSKKPGEAVRHATESPAVQPQASDLLVAYLDQIGVEFAFGVPGGAIEPLYNALARSERRGGIRSVVARHEAGAAFMADGYARESGKIGFCCATSGPGATNLITGVACAYDNSIPMLVITGQPPLPSHGKRALQDSSCTGVNLVGMFEHCTRFNSMVSHVDQLESKLVNAIMRVGQEPFGPAHLSIPVDILRAPVSSAIPSYDLQARLTQAAGANAIDEASIDRLCEDLRQSRRVAILIGNGCDEAIGAIVTLAEAIGAILITTPDGKGLINPEHRLYRGVFGFAGHYAARHALDKDDIDLILAVGTTLGEWTSSGWCDSVLNERMVHIDSSQEHLLRSPMARLHMHGRILSIFERLLTRMRQAPEALRKAELISEAGTVPYLEALETDAKDKPIKPQRLMFELGRRCPPATRFLADAGNSAAWAIHCLELHDRRMLKERRMRVDAMQPDHAPRKERRTHRSGWLRVTMDFAPMGWAIGAAVGTAMANPRCPVVCITGDGSFLMNGQEITVAQAQGATVLFVILNDSALGMVKHGQRLAGAERIGYELPEVDYRRMAEAMGIPAYVIHCAEDLDCLDMKAILRRKGPTLLDVRIDGEEIPPMNLRMQALGTTK; from the coding sequence ATGCTATTGAATCTGTCTTTTTCAAAGAGCAAGAAACCGGGCGAAGCCGTCAGGCACGCAACGGAATCACCAGCGGTCCAGCCTCAGGCCTCCGATCTGCTGGTGGCTTATCTCGATCAGATCGGTGTGGAATTTGCATTCGGCGTTCCTGGAGGCGCGATCGAGCCGCTTTACAACGCCCTGGCGCGCAGCGAACGACGCGGCGGCATCCGTTCCGTTGTGGCGCGTCATGAAGCGGGCGCCGCCTTCATGGCTGACGGCTACGCCAGGGAAAGCGGCAAGATCGGCTTCTGCTGCGCAACATCCGGGCCTGGCGCCACAAACCTCATCACAGGCGTCGCCTGTGCTTACGACAACAGTATCCCGATGCTGGTGATTACCGGCCAGCCCCCTCTCCCTTCGCATGGCAAACGTGCCCTGCAGGATTCTTCCTGCACGGGCGTCAACCTGGTCGGCATGTTCGAGCACTGCACCCGCTTCAACTCCATGGTCTCCCATGTAGACCAGCTGGAATCCAAGCTGGTCAATGCCATCATGCGAGTCGGCCAGGAACCTTTCGGCCCGGCACATTTGTCCATCCCCGTCGACATCCTGCGCGCGCCGGTCAGCAGCGCCATACCTTCCTACGACCTGCAGGCACGTCTGACGCAGGCAGCGGGCGCAAACGCCATAGACGAAGCATCCATCGATCGGCTGTGCGAGGATCTCAGGCAATCCCGCCGCGTGGCGATTCTGATCGGAAATGGATGCGACGAAGCAATCGGCGCTATCGTCACCCTGGCGGAAGCAATCGGCGCCATTCTCATCACGACACCCGACGGCAAGGGCCTGATCAATCCCGAACATCGTCTTTATCGCGGGGTATTCGGCTTTGCCGGACATTATGCCGCTCGTCATGCGCTGGACAAGGATGACATCGACCTCATCCTGGCCGTCGGCACCACGCTGGGCGAATGGACCAGCAGCGGCTGGTGTGATTCTGTGCTCAATGAGCGCATGGTTCACATCGATTCCTCGCAGGAGCACCTGCTGCGCTCCCCCATGGCAAGGCTGCATATGCATGGGCGCATCCTGAGCATTTTCGAACGCTTGCTGACGCGCATGCGTCAGGCTCCCGAGGCGTTGCGCAAAGCGGAACTCATATCGGAAGCTGGGACGGTTCCTTACCTGGAGGCACTGGAGACGGATGCAAAGGACAAGCCGATCAAACCTCAGCGCCTGATGTTCGAACTGGGTCGTCGCTGCCCGCCTGCCACGCGCTTTCTGGCCGATGCGGGGAACAGCGCGGCATGGGCCATACATTGCCTCGAACTACACGATCGCCGCATGCTGAAAGAGCGCCGCATGCGCGTGGATGCCATGCAGCCGGATCACGCTCCGCGCAAGGAAAGGCGCACCCATCGTAGCGGCTGGCTGCGCGTCACCATGGATTTTGCGCCCATGGGCTGGGCTATAGGCGCCGCTGTAGGCACGGCCATGGCCAACCCGCGCTGCCCGGTCGTCTGCATCACCGGTGACGGCAGCTTTTTGATGAACGGCCAGGAAATTACCGTTGCGCAAGCTCAGGGGGCAACGGTGCTGTTTGTCATCCTGAATGACAGCGCACTGGGCATGGTCAAGCACGGCCAGCGCCTGGCGGGAGCCGAGCGTATCGGTTACGAACTGCCTGAGGTGGACTACCGGCGCATGGCGGAAGCGATGGGCATCCCGGCATACGTCATCCACTGCGCCGAAGACCTGGATTGCCTGGACATGAAGGCCATTCTGCGCCGCAAGGGGCCAACGCTGCTCGACGTCCGCATCGACGGCGAGGAAATTCCGCCCATGAACCTGCGCATGCAGGCGCTGGGAACAACAAAGTAA